A section of the Mastomys coucha isolate ucsf_1 unplaced genomic scaffold, UCSF_Mcou_1 pScaffold15, whole genome shotgun sequence genome encodes:
- the Pfdn4 gene encoding prefoldin subunit 4 isoform X1, giving the protein MSEGPGPRDAPRRGPRWAAEDVNVTFEDQQKINKFARNTSRITELKEEIEVKKKHLQNLEDACDDILLADDDCFMIPYQIGDVFISHSQEETQEMLEDAKKTLQEEIDALESRVASIQRVLADLKVQLYAKFGSNINLEADES; this is encoded by the exons ATGTCTGAGGGGCCGGGGCCACGGGATGCGCCTCGCCGGGGCCCGCGCTGG GCTGCAGAAGATGTCAATGTTACTTTCGAAGAtcagcaaaaaataaacaaatttgcTCGGAATACAAGTCGAATCACAGAGCTAAAGGAGGAAATAGAAGTGAAGAAG AAACACCTCCAGAATCTGGAGGATGCTTGCGATGACATCCTCCTGGCCGATGATGACTGCTTCATGATTCCGTACCAGATCGGAGACGTTTTCATTAGCCATTCtcaagaagaaacacaggaaatgtTAGAAGATGCAAAG AAAACTTTGCAAGAAGAGATAGATGCCTTAGAGTCGAGAGTGGCGTCCATCCAGCGGGTGTTAGCCGACCTGAAAGTGCAGTTATACGCAAAATTTGGCAGTAACATAAACCTCGAAGCGGATGAAAGCTAA
- the Pfdn4 gene encoding prefoldin subunit 4 isoform X2 yields the protein MAATMKKAAAEDVNVTFEDQQKINKFARNTSRITELKEEIEVKKKHLQNLEDACDDILLADDDCFMIPYQIGDVFISHSQEETQEMLEDAKKTLQEEIDALESRVASIQRVLADLKVQLYAKFGSNINLEADES from the exons ATGGCGGCCACCATGAAGAAGGCG GCTGCAGAAGATGTCAATGTTACTTTCGAAGAtcagcaaaaaataaacaaatttgcTCGGAATACAAGTCGAATCACAGAGCTAAAGGAGGAAATAGAAGTGAAGAAG AAACACCTCCAGAATCTGGAGGATGCTTGCGATGACATCCTCCTGGCCGATGATGACTGCTTCATGATTCCGTACCAGATCGGAGACGTTTTCATTAGCCATTCtcaagaagaaacacaggaaatgtTAGAAGATGCAAAG AAAACTTTGCAAGAAGAGATAGATGCCTTAGAGTCGAGAGTGGCGTCCATCCAGCGGGTGTTAGCCGACCTGAAAGTGCAGTTATACGCAAAATTTGGCAGTAACATAAACCTCGAAGCGGATGAAAGCTAA